The Desulfatibacillum aliphaticivorans DSM 15576 sequence GCATTAGGGAGCATTATGAACGACAAGGCTAAAACAACCCGGTTTATTCTGGTGCGTCACGCTCAGACAAAATGGAACCAAATGAAGCTCATCCAGGGGATGACGGACAGCCCGCTCACCCCGGAGGGAGTGCAGGCTGCTCGTTCCTGGGGGGCGATCCTAAAAGAATATTCCCCGGACCGGATGATATGCAGCCCCTTGAATCGCGCCGTGGATACGGCCGTATACATCAACGAAACCCTGGATTTGCCCCTGAGCCAGGACGTGGGCTTTCTGGAGCAGTCTTGGGGGCGCTGGGAAGGCAAAACCCTGGCTGAAATCAAGCAGGAATCGCCCGTTATATTGCAAAGCATGGTGGATTTGGGCTGGGAGTTCTCTCCGCCGGGCGGCGAGTCCCGTATATCGGTTATGAAACGCTGCACCAAAGCCTTACAAACGCTTCACGAAAAATGGACGGGCCAGACCCTTATTATCGTCGCCCATCGGGGCGTCATAGCCTGCATCATGTACCATCTTTTGGGCCGGGCTTTTTTACCCTCCGAACCTTCGGTGCTGAAAAAAGGCTACGCCCAGATTTTGACGTGTGACGGCGCCGGGCTGAAAATCGAGGCCCTGAACGGCGTGGCTTTGCAATAATTTGCCAGGCTATTGCTGCTTTCAATAAAGAAAGAGTCCATGAAAATACTTTTTTACTGCCAACACGTGCTGGGGATGGGGCATTTTTTCCGCAGCCTGGAAATCATCAAGGCCTTCTCAAGCCATGAGGTGATCCTTGTGTCCGGAGGTCCTCCCGTGGATGCAGCGCTTCCTCCTCATGTTCGGGAAGTCCGTTTGCCCGGCCTGGCTATGGACGAGGACTTTTCCCGCATGTACTCCCTGGACCCGGCCAAGGGCATTGAAGAGGTCAAAAAAGAGCGCGTGGAGCTTTTAGGAAAGATATTTTCAGAGGAAAAGCCCGATCTTTTCATTGTAGAGCTGTATCCCTTCGGCCGTAAGGCCTTCCGGTTTGAGCTGGATCCCATTCTGACGGGAATCCGCAGGGGGGACTTGCCTCCTTGCAAAGTGGTGTGCAGCCTTCGGGATATCCTGGTGGAAAAGAAGCACCCCTCCGCCTATGAAAGCAGGGTAACGAGCATCTTGAATTCTTGTTTTGATGGATTAGCCGTGCATGCAGACCCGTCGTTGGTCAGTTTGGGCGGCACATTCGCCTCCATGGATAAAATCACGGTCCCGGTCTATTACACCGGTTTTGTTACGCCCAAGCCCAGGCCCGGCGCCGGAGAAAAATTGCGCAAAGCCCTGGGGATAGGACCGGAGGAAAAATTGATCGTGGTCAGCGCCGGGGGCGGCAAGGTGGGCGCGCCTTTGTTGGAGCCCGTGGAAAAGGCCTTTTTGGAAAAAGCCCCGTCAAATTGGCATATGCACGTTTTTACCGGCCCGTTTCTGGATGACGACCATTTCGAGCGCCTGGCCGCCTGCTCCAACGATCATCTTGTCATTGAACGATTTTCCGACGACTTTCTGACCTGGCTGGACGCCGCGGATTTGTCCATCAGCATGGCGGGTTACAATACCTGCATGAACACTTTGGCCGCACACGCCCCGGCTCTGGTTTTGCCCTTCGAGCAAAATCGCGAGCAGCTTATGCGCGCCCGGAAGCTGGAAGCCCTGGGCGCCCTGGAAATTTTGGAGGAAGCGGGCTTAAAGCCGGACCTGCTCATCCCTCGCATGCAACGAATCATCGAAAAGGGCAGGGGGGAAACTCCGCCGATCAACCTGAACGGCGCTGCGGAAACGGCGGCATGGGCCGAGAGCCTGGCGCTAAATGGGAGCGGAGACGGATGCTG is a genomic window containing:
- a CDS encoding histidine phosphatase family protein, giving the protein MNDKAKTTRFILVRHAQTKWNQMKLIQGMTDSPLTPEGVQAARSWGAILKEYSPDRMICSPLNRAVDTAVYINETLDLPLSQDVGFLEQSWGRWEGKTLAEIKQESPVILQSMVDLGWEFSPPGGESRISVMKRCTKALQTLHEKWTGQTLIIVAHRGVIACIMYHLLGRAFLPSEPSVLKKGYAQILTCDGAGLKIEALNGVALQ
- a CDS encoding glycosyltransferase family protein, translating into MKILFYCQHVLGMGHFFRSLEIIKAFSSHEVILVSGGPPVDAALPPHVREVRLPGLAMDEDFSRMYSLDPAKGIEEVKKERVELLGKIFSEEKPDLFIVELYPFGRKAFRFELDPILTGIRRGDLPPCKVVCSLRDILVEKKHPSAYESRVTSILNSCFDGLAVHADPSLVSLGGTFASMDKITVPVYYTGFVTPKPRPGAGEKLRKALGIGPEEKLIVVSAGGGKVGAPLLEPVEKAFLEKAPSNWHMHVFTGPFLDDDHFERLAACSNDHLVIERFSDDFLTWLDAADLSISMAGYNTCMNTLAAHAPALVLPFEQNREQLMRARKLEALGALEILEEAGLKPDLLIPRMQRIIEKGRGETPPINLNGAAETAAWAESLALNGSGDGC